taaaaaaatttctatgtaatgtttcgacaacaatttagaatcggaggaggagggagtacCTCTGAACAGCCGAAACCTTGTAGAGCCAGTGCAAAACTGAGGTTGGTTGGCTTCACATCGTGGTGCGCGGATCTGCGAATCCACCAGGCCACCGCCTCCTAGCATTCTCTTGAAGGTTGAAGCCTGCCTCATGGAGTTCCGTCTAGGGAgacaaccaaccaaccaattAGTGGCCGTTCCGCCTGGTATACGTCTGATTCCGCTGCCTCGAGATGCCCAGACGAAATTCAGGCGCATGATCGAATAAACAAAATTCACTGAGTGAAAGAGATAAGATTTAACTGCAGAATTCATGTAGTCTCTgggtccaacaaaaaatgtctcaagtttgtcaaaaatttggatggatctagacatgacttagtatatagatgcattcaaatttagttaaatttaggattttttgttggacggaggaagtacctaACTCGAGGGCAACTGCACACGGCATCATCGGTGACGCTCCTCTGTTCTTCCGATCACACCAGTATCTGTCATGGTTTACGCGCCTGCAGTGCAGACCATTCCCCGGGCAGGCAAGAAAGCGTCTTGCAGAAGTGAAGACGTACAGAGCAGTCTGAAACTCTGAATCACACTTAATTAGGATGCATGGATATGACTCTACCAATCTTCTCAATTCATCACTCATTTAGTCATAGTAtatcgctgctgctgcttcgctGCTCGTCCAATCTCCACCGTATTGTGCCGAACGCCATCGCACTggaataattaaattacaGTACAGGAATTTTATGCACCAAGCCAGGGACAGTACGTCCGTGCGATAGATAGGCTCGATCTGACCTGGTAAAGAAGTAATTAACCCTGATGGCCGGCTGCTCCAGGCGGTGgccggacgacgaggaggtcCATCGACGAACGGAATGAACTCGGAGAGAGGCGCGGCGCAAGGCAGGGACGAtgggaagaaggagaagatgatGTGTGGTGTCCCGGCCGTGCACTGCAAGACAGGCCAGAAAGGCAAAGCAGGAGAGGGTAGATTCGGTCTTCCCGGCAAAATATTCCAGCTCCCGGGAGGATATTCGCCAGCGGGGACGCGGAATATACGGATCAAAGTACGTTTCTTCCTCACGGAGGCGTATTAGATCGTcatcggtttttttttttgagaggaaggtCGTCATCGGCTCACCCTCACGATAGGTCCCTGCTCGAGTTGGCTCTGGGCCCCCGTCACAACGATTGACAGGCCGATGGGCCGGTTGAGTTGGGCGGGCGCATGTTTGCCGTCAGAGGTGGCGGGCCCACGTACACAGGTCTCACGCCTTTGCCAGTCCACTGGTCCAGGTCCAGccatcgacgacgacggcgaggaagGGAATTGGAGGAAGAGGCGAATCGCGGAGcaggggaaggagaagaagggtccgcagcagcagcagccatgggCGTCAtggacaagctcaagatcTTCGTGGTGAAGGagcccgtcgtcgccgcctcctgccTCATCGCCGGATTCGGTACCCTTCCTTCCTACAGCCCTCTCTCTAACCCAAACCCTAGTACCCTGTGATTGATATACGCGCGCATCACTTGTCTCCATTTCTGCTGGCGGGCCGTCTCCCTTGGAGCCTCCGATTAGCTAGGTTCCCCTTTTCTCGGGACGGATCGCTGGGGCTAGGGAGGCTTCGGCATGGTTTGTAGCTTCCCACAGTTTGCTGAATCTAGGATCCTCGCCAACCGTTCGGATGCGCTATTCATTGCAATCTAACCCTGCTCAGTAGCTCTGCCCATGACGCATGATATGGCTTGTTTTGCAGTCATGATTTATGGGATATATATTTACATTCCTGATTTCTCCGCTTGAGATCGAGATTCAACTGTTGCTATCCAGCCAAAGAGTTGACTGCAGATACACTTGTATGCACAGCTAGGCATTTCCTTTCCAATGCGAGATTGACATTGCTGATTCGATTCGATAAGGGGGGAGCTGAGAAGGGTTGCTCTGAATCTTATTCAATAATGTTGCTGTCCTGAATTTTATTCCTGCCTCGCTTTGAACTCCTTTTTTTGCTTGTTGACGTTTGTTGTATTGGGTGGCAGTTCTGATGAAAAAGTTTTCTGAAATATTGACTTAACCCCATATAGGACTTTGAACTGTCAGCAGCAATGTCTCATTTGCTGGAACTACCTgctgttatttttttgttcacGAAATTCTGCTAAATATTGGCGCATATGAGTTGACTCTGATGCTACATAAAGGAACTACCTgctattattattttattcaCGAAATTCTGCTAAATATTTGCGTATATAAGTTGACTATGATGCTACGTAGCATCGGATGTTGACTTAGCTAGATTCTGCGAGTATCCATTTTCTTGGAAACtaattgagattttttttaaaataactTCTTTGTTTGTAACATGTTCTTTATGTTGAAGAAAACCAAATCATACCTGTAACCATTTCAGATTTGAGAGACACATTTGGAGTTTTGGACCAGACAGCTCCATAGTTATTTGTATCTTTATGATATTTGTTATCGTGCTTTCATTGCTGGTACTACTGCTATTTCATGGAAGTTCATAAGTAGTGCATGCTTAACTCTGTATCTTAGTCATGTCATCGCTTCACTTATATTTGTCAGTTACTTTCAGTGAGAATTTGCCCAGTAATCTGTATGTTGAATGGAGCAGCTGTAGTAAAGCGTTGACTAGAACTTTTTTGCAGTTGTGCGCTGCATCACCTGCATGGATTTCCAAATCTTTGCTTAGTTTCAATTCCATTGAAGCGTTTATAAGCATGTATGGAAGAGGTGGCATCCTATGTGCTTTTGCCAGAGCCCCATTGTCAAATTTTAGTTTGCTGCATCGCAAGCAGTGGACAATAATTTCTGTTATAAGATACCAAAAGATAATTAATTTCTGTTATACTTTTCAACCAAAATATCCAGTGCATTGTTGATccaaagaaaaacatattGTGTTTTATGCCCCATTTTACTCAAACCATATGCTTTGGTGGTGTGGTATAGTGGTAGGACAGACATCCCATTTTGAGTGGTGGCCAGTTGCCGTTTATGGTCATGAACCAACCGTTTATACAGACATGTTTAGTGCATGGTTCATAAGATCAGCTGATTTGGCTGTGTGAGCTAATGCAATTATTTGTTTGGCAGAAGAACTAGCTCCTACTCCTATCATTCTGCCAAGTATCTTCGTCTGACCTTTGATATTTAATTCCAGGTCTATTTCTTCCAGCAGTTGTTAGGCCAATGTTGGATTCTTGGGAGACTGCGGAAAAAGTCCCACCAACTCCACTAAATGATGTATGTGATTCCCTCTATTTCTGAGTTGTTTTTTGTGTTGCAGCAAGTTCACAAAATTGCGAGCATTGTTTTTGTAATGCAGTTCTTTTCTAATTTTCCATCTACACCATTTACCATTTTTTCACCCTTGCCATGTTCTTTGTGTGCCAATCAAGATATTCCCGAGTATCAAAGTGTGAATGTTTATTGTGACAGCGTTTAATTCCTGTTCTTTCGCTACGTCCGCAGGTGGTTGCAGGTGTCACCGGCAAGAAAAAGTAGCGATCTGAACATCTTCTTCACTTGCTGATGTTGTTGCCACATTTTGTTTCACTTGTTTTTGGTGCCCAGATGAGAAGGCTCTCTCGGTCCAGAACTCCAGACGGTAGTTGGATCGGCCAAAAATAATCATTGTATCTGAACTGATTTTCACCATAGTGCAATGAAATGGATTTCTAAGGAGTGTTCGCTTATGTAATGAAGTGGATTGAAGGCCATTTTACCCTCTTAAATTCGTTTTAATTTGACTGACGGGGCAAATGGTGGTTGGctacggattccgcccttgtCCTCTGAAATTTGCCCTACGCTTTCAGTTTCCCTCAGCTTTCCTCCGCCATTCCCTTGCCTCTTGGGGCTGGCAGCCATCTCGTTATGTATCCTATTCCGTCGTCTGTAACTCTGTATCCTCTGCTGTAACTCTGTATCCTCTGCTGTGTTAGAACCTCAAACAACCATGGAGGCAGGAAATTTAGCTGTGCCTCTTCGCCATGAGAGAATCAGGTCAAGCCTGCAGTAGAATGAGAAGACACTGGGCCGTACG
The Brachypodium distachyon strain Bd21 chromosome 2, Brachypodium_distachyon_v3.0, whole genome shotgun sequence genome window above contains:
- the LOC100823876 gene encoding uncharacterized protein LOC100823876, encoding MGVMDKLKIFVVKEPVVAASCLIAGFGLFLPAVVRPMLDSWETAEKVPPTPLNDVVAGVTGKKK